GCGTCCGGCGACGACAATACGCAGTCCCAGTCCCAGTCGACCACGATCACGACCAGCCAGAGCGCCGCGTAATCGCCTTCGGCTGGTGTGTCTTTTTTCGAACCTGTGCAACCCGTGCTCGAGTACACACGGGTAGGAACGCGGCTTCGTCGAGCCGTCAGCTTCGTCGTGTCGTCGGCTTCGTCCAACGTATCGAGCGTGTTGAGCGAATCGAACGAGTTGAGCCAATCGAACCAGAATTGACTCGAAGTGAGCCAGGTTATTCGAACCGATTGCCTATCCACTCCGTCTAGCCACCCAGTCCGGCCGCTCCGTCACGGAGGCGTTCGGGGCTCATCACTGACGAATTCGTGACGAATTTTCCGACGAAATGGTGAGAAACGGCACGGACTTCGATTCGTTTGAAGTCTGTCCGCGTTTAGTGCTATTGACTCGCCGGTGCGGCTCGTGTTCGTTACCTACGTGTGACTGGCCTTCGTTTGCTTCTTGTAATCCGGCACACACTCGCTCTCGTCCTCGTTTTCCTCGTCGCCACCGCTTTCGTCGTCTCCGTCGCTTTCGTCCTCGTTTTGATTGTCGTCGCTTTCGTCTTCGTCACTCCCGTCCTCGTCACTTTCATCTCCATCACTTTCGTCACCGTCGCTCGTGCTCGTATACTCCTCCTGCGTACTGATCTGTACACTCTCCTGGATGACGTAGATCGCACTCTCGTTCGCCTCGACGACGATATCCACGTCCTGGTCGTTCAGTTGGGAACTCTCCTGTATCACGTCGGCCGTCGCACCCGGACCTGCCGCGGCAGCCATCGCTTCTTGCTCGCTGACCTGGACGTTGATCTGGGCGACGACGACCGCCGCCTCCGAGGCGGTGACGTTCACCGAGGCGAACTGCGTCGCGCGCTGGTCGTTCTCCTGGTGGACGACCGCCGACGCGTTCTCGCCAGCCGCCGCCGCGTAGCCAGTCTGGTCGTTCTCCTGGACGTTCAGTTGGACGACGAGGACTGCTGCCCGCTCGGCGTCGACCGTGACCGTCGCGTTCTGGTCCGTCGTCTGGCTGTTCTCCTGATAGACCTCTGCGCGGCTATCGGGTCCAGTCGACGTCGACTCACCGTCCTGTTCGGTCCGATCTCGGGTGACTTGCTCCACCGTCACGACCGTCCCGTGATCAGTCGTGATCGTCGCTTCACCGTCGTCGTCGACGGCGAGCGTTTCGCCGTTCGCGGTCGACGCCGTCACGTCGTTCGTGAAGTCCGCGAGTGTCGCCTCAACGGTGTCGTCCGCCGACTCCAGCAACGTCCCCCACACGAGTTCGGCATCCTCGTCTTCCAGGGCGTGTACCCGCGTGTTAGCTTCCCCGTCGGTCGTACTCGATTCGATGACGACCGCCTCGAGTTCGTCGGTGTCGAACGCGGCAAGTGCCTCCTCGATCGACATCGTTCCGTCTTCGGTTACGACCGTGGCCGAGTCGCTGCCGTTTCCGGTGTTCGCGTGTGACTGATCGGGTTCGAACGTCGTCGCCTCGAGTGGTGTCTGGGTCTCTTCCGTGACGGTACCTGTCGCTGCTAGCGATGCGCCTGCTGGAACTGCCATGCCAATCACGACTATGACAACTGCGAGTAGTGTGATCGGGACGGGAGTGTGCTTTTGCATGATAATACCGATTCTGACGACGGTAACGGTGTGTTTTAATAATGACTTCCCAACCATTCGTAGGGTGGTCCAACGGCCTCTCTGGAGCAAATTTGGGAGACCAGCAGAGGCTACGCCGTCGGTAACGGGCAAATCTCGAGCACGTACCGCGAGTTCTGCTCGAGAGAGGACTATTACCGAGATGTACGGGCTGAATACCGGTCGGTACGTTTCATTACGGACCGGACCAGGCGCGAGAGCGTGGAGTTAGAGCGGGGTTACGGGCGGGCTGTCGGAACCGTCGCTGGGAGATGTGTCCGTGCGGATTCCACCGGGTTCGGCGATCCTCGAGCACTGGAACGTAACGTGGCCTTTCGATGAGGTATTCCGTTCGCTCCTCGTGGCCAATTCGATTCCAGTACGGCCCGGCAGCCCTGCGGTCCGCGCACGGAAACCACTCTTGATATGTTGGTGGCACGAACATTCCGACGGTGAAAACGCACGTATCGACGACTAACACGCACGGTGACGTAGTATTCACGTACGGAAACTTCAACATATGACGGTTCGCGGACGATATAATTCTAATTGTCAATCCATAACGAGGATTCCCCTTTAAGAGTGCGGTAGTCGATGGGTCGAGCGAATGCCGTACGCATGAACGGGAATAGCCAACTGCTCGAGGACCTCTCCGAAGACATTCGGGAGATGACGAGGAATATCCGGAGGCGATACGTCCTGTATTATCTGTCAGAGCGGGACGGTGCGGTGGACCTCTTCGACCTCGTCGAACGCGTCGCGAGTTGGGAATCCGGATGCGAACCCGACCAACTCGACAGACGAACCGTCAAATCGGTCTACAGTTCGCTCTATCAATCGCACCTCCCGTTGCTCGAAGAGCGAGACCTCATCTCGTTCGATCGTCAACGAAAGATCGTCTCGCCGACGGACCGGACGGAACGCGTCACAATCGAGTTTCGGACGGACCCATCCCCCCTCGACCGCCAGTCGACGGCCGCAATCGTTGGGATTTCGATCGCAGCCGCGTCGGTGAGCCTCTGGGGGGGACAACTCTTCCCGACCGAGATCGGTGGTCTCGTGGGAATAACCCTGCTCGCAGTCGTGCTCGTCTCGAGCTATGGTGTGTATCGATCCGCTCGTCGATCGACGACGTCGATTGCGCCGGATTTCACGCTTACCGTCGACGACACGCGTCGCTAATCGAGCCGCAGTCGTCCCCCTCCTGCTCGAGAGCAGGGAATATTGTATAGAGGCCTCGACTCGGGTTCCGATGTGTCCGTCGGTGACGTTCCGAATGCCAAAGCTCGAAATGAGACGGCAGACCGACGATCCGTCGAGCGCGAACGACCGACCGTACTGACGGAATTGAGCGTTAGCCTCGAACCCGTCGCCCGTGGGGACTCCAGTGACGCTAGTGACGAGAACGCATCGAAAACAGACGATTCTCCTGCTTCGCTCAAAAGACAATTTCCCGCCCTGCTCAAAAATCGTCCACACTCGCGTCCGTCTCACCGTCTGATCTGGAGTCGGGTACCGAGGAGCGCAGATCGTACTCGTCGAACTCGTCGATATCCTCGATCAGGACGTTCTCCGTTGCCGCCCCTTCTACTCGTTGCTCCACCAGCTCGCTGTGAGCAGCCTGCACTTCCTCGACGGATAGTCCAAGCTCCAGAAACTCGAGGATCACCCCATCGAGTTCGTCCTGGGCACCGTCGACCCCTCGGACTAACTTTTCTCCGGCCTGCACAATCCGCTCCAGTTGCGACTCGGACATCAATTCCGGGCTCGGAACCGGAACCGACGAAACTTCGTACGTGAGTAACTGAAGCACCCCTCCTCCCTCGTGTCGTCCCCACAGTTCGAGCAGTACCTTGTACACCGTCGAGTGGAGAATGTAGGGGAGAACCTCGTCGCACTCGGTTATATCGACGCACTGGATCGCATTCGTCGGCGCGTACCCGCCGGCGTTATCGACCGTGAACACCCGTTCGTTGTAGAACACGGGATGTAAGACGTCTGGGACGAGCAGGTCTCCCAGGTTGAACCAGGGCGTGTGCTGGGATACGGTGTGTCCATCGGGGACGCCCCCTTCTTCTCCGTACTCGAGATATCTGACCGTCGGCTCGTGCCCGTCGTTGCGCAACTCGTTCTTAACCGCTTCTGCTAGCTCGCTCGTCGAGCCCACTCCGTCCTGGCGTGACTCGACAGTATCGACGTACGCTCCAAAATCGAGAAGGTACTGATCCGTATCCGCCACACGATACGATTCCAGCTCTCGAATCGATCGAATCGCTGGCTGTAAGAACCGTTCGTCAATACCCCACTGTGTGACGTCCTGCTCGTCGAGCAAGAAAAATTCGTTGTTGCCCGTCTTGTTGCCGAACGCCACGTCTGCATACCTATCCAGCCGCTGCATCTTTTCACTGTGGACGAGCGGAATAAACGGGCTCGGGCCGTACAGGTAGTAGCCGATCTTTCGTCCCCCCTGTCTCTCCAGGCGGTCCTGAGGGAGACTGACGACTCGATACGCTTCGTTCGTCTCGATTCCAAACGCCTTCCCGTCGGGGACCGACCGTCGAGTGCCCGCAATCGACGAAAGGTCGTCCGGTGACAGCCGCTCTTTCACCCTGATAAAGTCGGTAACCGTCTCCCGACGCTCCGCTTCGTCGGCACATCGTTCGGCGAACAACACCACCGTGTCGACGAGTGCAGTGAACGCTCTGTCAGAAAATCCGACGATTGCGTGGACCTTCGCCTGATCGTACAGGAACTCCTGGAACGACTCGCCGTATTTCGTCGTCAGCCACTTCGTGGGGATAATGAATCCGAGGCGCCCCCCGTCTCGGAGGAACTGCAGCGCGTGGGAGACGAAGTAGACGTACGCGTCGGACCTGGTCGATAGTTTGTTCCGCCCGCTCGCGTATCGATTCGAGTTCTCCGCGCCGTACTTCTCCAGGTGAGAACGGAAATGGTCCCTGTCTGGATACAGGTTCTCCTGGCGGATGTACGGCGGGTTCGCGACTACGGCGTCGTATTTCCTCGACTCATCTCCCGTATCGTCTCCCCGGGACAGGCGCCTGTCCTCGGGAAACACTTCGAAGAAGGAATCGTTGACCGTGTGCAACTCGCTGGTTCCCTCCAGGACGGTTCGTGATGCGAGATTGAGTTCCGTGAGATGTAACGGGAATCGGTTGATGTCGATTGCGGTGATGTTGTCCAGGATCTCCTGGTGTGTTGCGGTGGGCGCTAGTTCTTGCATTCGGTGGTACGCTGCTACCGGGAACGTACCGCTTCCGGACGCCGGATCGAGGACTCGAGGGACGCCATCTCCCTGCGGTTGCAGCGCCCAGTTACAGATCGCTTCGGCGATATCTGGATGCGTGTAGAACTGCCCGAGGGACTTTCGTTCGCGTTCCGGGATCAGGTCCTCGTACAGTTCCCCTAACAGGTCCTCGTCGACGGTGGAGAGGTTCTTTGCCTCGATGCTCCCGAGCAGCGAACGCATGGCCGACCGCGTTTTCCCATTGTGTGGGTACGCGGCGAACAACGACGTACCGTCGTCGAACACGGGTTCGAAGTCGATTTCCGCCTGAACCTCTTCGAACTGCCGGGCTATTCCGTTTTTATTATCGGCAGTCGAGGCGCCTTCGACGAGTGACTCGAGCGGATACTCGCGTTTCGCCCGTTCCGGTTCGGGTGTCCGTTCTCGAACGACCTCGTAGAACAGGATTTGACTGGCGACCAGGTATGCGTACTGTTTGGCAGCGAGGGAGAACCGTTCGGACTCCGGGAGTGACGCGTAATCGTTCTCCTGGACCCACTCGTCGAACGTTTCGGCGAAATCGGGGTCGGTATCGTACGTTTCTCGAGCGAGGGCCCGGAGCGTCGGCCAGATCGAGTCGTGAAACGAGCGAAGTGGGCCGACAATTCGGTCGCGTGCGCTCTGTTGGGGAAGTTCACCGTGGGTCGTGAGGTACTGAACCGCGTGAAAGATCGTCGAGAGACGATCGGTTACCGACGGATCGTCGAAGTCGACGTCACGCAAATCGAGATAGTAGTACGGAATCTCCGAGACCTCACACTGGTCCGTGTAGTGAAACAGGAAGCAGTCCCGAGAGTTACACGTCGCGAACTGGTCGACGCCGGCCGTATCGGCGTCGTCTCGAGCCTGTGTAAGTACGTCGGTGTCGAGCGGATAGACGCAATCGCGCTCGACTGCGATAACCAGGCTCCCGCTGACTTCGGATTCGACGACGATGTTTGCCTGTCTCCCCTCGGTCTTTTCCCCAAGGCGAACGGAACCGAACGGCGTTCGTTCGCGGTGGACGTACTCTCGCAATCGCGCAAAGAGAATACGGTGGAACTCCGATTCGGATGGAGCGCCCGGCATAGTTTGGACTCAGACGGGGACGTATTGATTCTGTTGATCAGCGGGCCACTCGAGTACCGTTCGCCGACGCTATCGTGACGACGTCGAAGCAATTACACAGGCTCGCGGGTCATCCAGAAGCCCACCTCGAATCGCCCACTGTTCGATCGCTTCCCGAACCGGAGTTCCCGCCCCGATTCGGCTCTCATGGTCTGTCATCGGATGAGGTGAGTGTCACGGGGATACTCACACCCCAAACGCTTGGGAGTATCCGTTTTGAAGCACAGTCCACAAATATGAACACAGTGAACAGCACCCGCTGTCCGGACTGCGGCGAGATAAATCGAAGCACACTACTCGGAGACGGGGAGTTGGTGACGATCGAATGCGCCCACTGTGGCCACGAGTGGACCACTCCCAATTGAGCGAGAGCAGTATCGTTTTTGGTCGGCACCTTCGCCGTAGTTCCGGCATCTCCAGCGGCTCGTAGCTGTGGATCACCACGTCGGCAACCACCGTTATCCGTGTCCGGCCGCTATAGTGGAGTATGTCCCCCTCCGCTGAACCCCCCAGGCAATCGACGCCTCGAAAGTCGATGCTCATTTGTTTCACGTGCGGTCACGAAAGCCCCCTCGAAGCGGACTGGATCCGCCGAGTGCACGACGACGCCACCGACATCGAGTGTCCGAAGTGTGAAACGACGATCACCTCTCGTCCGTCCCGCACCGATCGGGTCCCAGAGAGTAAGGGCGGCCTTTGCTACCGTCCAGGTGACTGAGTCGTCGAAGTGCTGTTCTCGGACGAATGTTCGGAGTCGATCAGTAGCGCCCGTGGAGCGATTGGGTTCGGTCGCACCTCGACTTCCAGGGCTTCAAGTCCCGCCTCGACATTCCCACTCGCTCGAAGACGCACTCGTTCCGTTGGACTCGCTGGGAACGAATATTCCGTTCGAGTCGTAGGGTTTTGGTGATTTTCTGAATCGTAATTTGGATTAGTTCGGTAGCTCCTGGCGGCGAACCGTCATCTTCTCTCGCTCTGTATCGCGTCGTAGTGCTGGTAGAGAACGTCGAGCGAGACGTGCGAAACCCGCGGCCGCCATCACTCGCCTCAGAACAGCGAAAATTCCGTGTGCTGATTTAGTGCGGAATTCCGAGTCAGCCTCTAACGATACGACTAACGGGACACTTCGAAACGTGACAACAGTGTGATGGACTCGCCGGGAACGAATATCCCGCTCGAGCCGTGGGGTTTCGGTGATTTTCTGGATCATGATTTGGATTAGTTCGGTAGCTCCTGGCGGCGAACCGCCATCTTCTCTCGCTCGGTCCTCGCGTCGTAGTGCTGGTAGAGAACGTCGAGCGAGACGTCCATGCGCTCGCTCACGACCTCAGGTGCAGCCTCCTCGTTCAGGTGGTAGGTGATCGCCCCGCGGCGGACGGCGTGTGGGGATCGCGCCGACGGACACCTGGCCGGAACCGCGTCACGGGCTCGAGCCTCGCACTCTTCGGGCGTCCGATCGTGGGGACACTCGGCGTAGGTACAGGGGTGCAGCGCTCGAAGGACCCACTTGTAGATGGTTCCACCGTGCGGGCGGGTACCGAGTCTGGTCGTAAACAGCGGCTGGCGGTCGTGATCGTCGATGACGACCTCGCGATCGGGATTCTTCGCGTAGTCGTCGAGGATCTGGAACCATTTCGGCCCGAGATACACCCAGCGGTTTCCGTCGTCACCGTTTTTCAGCGTCGTCCCGGTTTCCGGTCGGTGCTCGACACGAACCGCGTGGTCGTCGGCCTCGAGGTCGTCGACGTCGATCGACCGAACGGCGCTCCGACGCATTCCGGTTCGCCACAGTATTGCGAGTAACGCGTGGTCACGACTGGCGTAGTGATGCCGGTCGAAGTACTCGAGCGCCGCTTTTGCCCGGTGCGGGTCGAGAAACACGTCTTTCGACTCAGCTCCGTCGGGGAGTTCCGGTGCGTGTAGCTTCTCCGCCAATCCCTCCTCGACGGCCTCGATGTCGGCCCACCACCGGAGCGCCTGGCGGACGCTGCTTAGCTGCTTCTGGAGCGTGATCGCCGCGACGTCCGTACGTCGCCAGTCGACGAAATCCGCGAGATCGCGCCCACTGAGTTCGTTCAGGTTCCCGATCTCGCGTTCGTCACACCACTCGAGAAACACCGACAGGCGGTGTTTCGCGTTCTGATACGTCGTTTTCCGAACGCCTGGTTCGTGGTGCCGGAGGAAACGCTGCACGCCCTCCTCCGGTCCGAGCGGCTCGAGGTCGCTCACTTCGAACCAGCCTCCGATCGGACAGCCTCGAGGAGTTCCGATCGCTCTTGGTCGTCGAGTCGTTCGTCGACGATCTCGACCAACCAGGCGGAGTCGGCGCGCCGCGCTGGCCCAAGCCCACCGCCCACGGCGTCGACGGCCTCGGTGGCCGTCTCCGCGTTCCCGATGGCGAGTTCACAAAGTGCTTTCCGAGCGACTTGCTGGACTTGAGTCCAGTGGCGTTGCTCGTAGATCACGCCGAACCCTCCTCGAGGGTCGTCTGGTCCTCGTCGAGAGCGGCGTGATCCCGAACCGTCTCTCCGCTGGGTTGTACCTCGCGGAGGTCCTCAGCCCATTGCTCGAGACGTTCCCGAACCTGCTCGACTTTGTGCTCGAGTTCGTCGACGTTCCCAGCTGAAACCTTTGCTCGAATTTTATCACGGTCGTCGGTGCTGGTGCCGCGGGTGAGCTCGACGGTGATCTCGAGTGAGTCCTCGTCACTCATCGATGCTCACCTCCTGGACGATCGTCGCCTCGAGCAGGTCCTCGCAACTCTCGCAGACGGTGATCCGTCCGTCCGGATCTTCGACGTCGACGAGTCGAATGGTCCCGGCGGTGGTTCCACAGCCGTCACAGTACAGCGCTTCGTCGTCGACGTACCTGGCGGTACGTTTACTTTGGATGCCTTCGTCGGTGTGCATGGTCTCTGGTTTCAGGGACCGCGGACGGACCGCGCGCGCTGCTTGTTCCACCAAAACGCGCGTGCGGTCGATGTCCGCTGGTCGATTATGTTCTGAGTGGCAACACGTCTTAAGCATCGGGGGGTGGTTTCCAATATTTCCGAAACCGGGTTTTGGCCGGTTCGGTGGAATCTCGAAACGACTTCTACTGACCCATATCCGGGGATTCAAGCGATTTTGAGATCCGAATCGATACGGAAAAACCCGTTTCCAATAACTTTCCGATAATTCGAATGCCGGGAAAAATGACTGTCGCCGTGATCGATACGACTCTCGTCTGTCGGGGGCTTTATCTCCCCGCGAAGTGCGTTTTACCATGCTTCCGTAGTCTGGATACGGAGGCCAGGCGGATCGGTGCCCCAAACACCGGGTCCGCGTTTTGCGAGGACCCGACCGGGCAGCGGTGGGTCCGTCTGGCGTCCGTTGCTCGCCTCCGAGACACCCCATTGACTTATAGTTTAGCGTATTTCCGCTACTAATGTGGCACAAATACAATCGTCTATCAACGAACCGACTGCAGTTAAACCGTCTGAGTGGGTTGGACGGACTGAATGCGACCCCGCCCCGAGTGGATGAGTCTGAAAGACGGCCTGATCCTCGAGTTCCTCGCAGAACACGATCTCGAGCTTCCGGCGAAGCCGTTGTACAAGAACCTCAACCGCCACGGGCACCAGATCGGCTACTCGACGGTTCGCCAGCGACTCAACGAGCTGGAGGACCACGGACTGCTCGATCGCGCCGACGACGGAGGGTACTACGAGATTTCGGACCGCGGACGGGCGTGGGTCGCGGGCGACCTCGAGGCCGACGACCTCGAGTAATCGCTAAATTACGCTTCCCAAGTTTTCAGCGGCTGCTTTAGAGAGGTTGACGTTCTTTTCTGAAACGGTGACCGGTCCCCCGGTGACGTCCTCGATAAGCGCTGCCAGCTCCTTGAGATATGTACTCGAGCGTTCCTCCCTGAATTTGAGAATGGAGCCATGGGCATGGGCTCGATTTTCGAGATAGCAGACGACGAACAGCCGACGGACGTCGTCAGGTGCGCCCTCGAGGTACGTGGGCAACTCGAGTTCGCCCTCGGTTTTCGACCCTACGGGCGCGCCGAGGCTGGCGAGCACGCGACCTAGAACACGGCCGTCGGTCGTCGGCCGGGCTTCGTCCGCGCGACCCGTGCGCTCGAGGAGATCGTAGTCGACGCCGGCGAGCTCGAGCGCGTCGATAACGTGGCTCTCGTCGCCGCGTCGGTTCAGGGCGAACGCAGGGGTGTAGTTCTCGCGGGCGATCGACCCGCCCGAGAAGATGTTCGCGACAAGTGCGTTCAGCGCGTCGAATTTTGAGTCACCGTACTCGAGGTCGAGCCAACCGTGGCGACGTGCGGCCTCGATACAATTCACCGCATCAGGTGCACCGCCATCGTCGATCCACGTCCGCAAGCGTGAGCGCGGGAGATCCAGCGCAGAGGCGGTCGCCCCCGATTTGACGTCGTGTTTTGACGCATAGCGCGTCGCTTTCCGGTATTGCCTGACGATCTCAGCGGCGTCCTCGTAGGCACCGCCGTCGAAGGTTTGCGCCAGATCCTCCTCGGTCACGAACACGCGGTCGGTCATTGCTCGAGTGATGGATTGTGTTGTGTAATAGGATTCGGGTTTCGACAGCACAGGGAAAAACGCCAGACGTGAACGTTTCAAGAGGGTGTTGTAGGCCTTCCACGAGTCGCTGATTATCACATCTGAAAGCCTCTCAGATACCTTGAATCTCGTTTATTCATACCTAGCCACAGCGTTTATTATACAGCCGTTAAGTGAGACTATCAGCACAGGTGCGACGCGAAGAACTGACGGTGTGGGAAGGTAAGTACCCCCAACCCCATCCGCCGACTGATTCGACGCCGGGTCAGTCAATAAAGTTTCTGACCGTTCACATCTGGTGCGCATAATAGAACAACGATAATCATGGACCTGAAGAAATACAGAAGCAAGCTGATCGGAAACGAATCGGAGAGGGCTGTCTCTCCTGTCATCGGAGTTATACTCATGGTCGCCATTACGGTGATTCTCGCGGCTGTGATTGCGGCGTTTGTACTGGATTTGGGAGCTTCAACCGGGGAGGGCCCGGTCAATGCAGTGGTTGCAACTGAAACGGATAATGCTGCGGGAGAAATCAAAGTCACAATTCAGGACTCTGGTCAGGCAGGCAACTTCAAATACGTAGTTGACAATGGTGACCAGAACGATCTTGGCATCAGTTCCACTGGTCAGAGCATAACCCTAGATGACTCCGATGCCGATATTCCTGCCAGTGGAAACGGAGAAATCAAAATTATTGCAGTTGACGGCGATTCTGAAACGGTAGTCTCCACCCAGGAGTTTAACTTCTAAAACCACACCCGTCTATTTCTATTATTTCAATTATAAGTGGTCAAACCATCGTCGGATAACAACTAATCTTCGGACGACCCTTTTTATGGGATAACACATCCAGGGAAAGTAGATGCAAACGACACCACAAGAAGACTGTTTGTTAATCGTGGCGCTAACCCGTTTTGAAGTAGAATTTCGGGACGCTGATCCGATATTGGCAGAAAAAGCGTGGCTACTGGCCGAGAAGTTCGCTTCCACACATGGTCTCGAACCAACAGATGCTGCAATGCAACTCGAATGGCCGTCCGATAAGGAGTAGATCTCGGACGTGAATCGTCCCGATCGGGGCGCCCATCGCACCAAAACACTCACTATCTACCGGGTTGCCGTCCGGCTTACTCGCAACCCGGACATGAATCTTCAGCAACATCGCAACCGCGACGACATGAAAGTCTGGCTCAGCCAGGCCGAAGTTGCACAGCTCCTCGAGGCCGCCATCAACACCCAGCAGCGACTCGCCTATTCTTTGGGCGCGCGTTGTGGGCTCCGCTCGCACGAAATTCTGGACGTCTCGCCCGAGGACGTCGT
This region of Natronosalvus halobius genomic DNA includes:
- a CDS encoding DUF7344 domain-containing protein — translated: MNGNSQLLEDLSEDIREMTRNIRRRYVLYYLSERDGAVDLFDLVERVASWESGCEPDQLDRRTVKSVYSSLYQSHLPLLEERDLISFDRQRKIVSPTDRTERVTIEFRTDPSPLDRQSTAAIVGISIAAASVSLWGGQLFPTEIGGLVGITLLAVVLVSSYGVYRSARRSTTSIAPDFTLTVDDTRR
- a CDS encoding Eco57I restriction-modification methylase domain-containing protein codes for the protein MPGAPSESEFHRILFARLREYVHRERTPFGSVRLGEKTEGRQANIVVESEVSGSLVIAVERDCVYPLDTDVLTQARDDADTAGVDQFATCNSRDCFLFHYTDQCEVSEIPYYYLDLRDVDFDDPSVTDRLSTIFHAVQYLTTHGELPQQSARDRIVGPLRSFHDSIWPTLRALARETYDTDPDFAETFDEWVQENDYASLPESERFSLAAKQYAYLVASQILFYEVVRERTPEPERAKREYPLESLVEGASTADNKNGIARQFEEVQAEIDFEPVFDDGTSLFAAYPHNGKTRSAMRSLLGSIEAKNLSTVDEDLLGELYEDLIPERERKSLGQFYTHPDIAEAICNWALQPQGDGVPRVLDPASGSGTFPVAAYHRMQELAPTATHQEILDNITAIDINRFPLHLTELNLASRTVLEGTSELHTVNDSFFEVFPEDRRLSRGDDTGDESRKYDAVVANPPYIRQENLYPDRDHFRSHLEKYGAENSNRYASGRNKLSTRSDAYVYFVSHALQFLRDGGRLGFIIPTKWLTTKYGESFQEFLYDQAKVHAIVGFSDRAFTALVDTVVLFAERCADEAERRETVTDFIRVKERLSPDDLSSIAGTRRSVPDGKAFGIETNEAYRVVSLPQDRLERQGGRKIGYYLYGPSPFIPLVHSEKMQRLDRYADVAFGNKTGNNEFFLLDEQDVTQWGIDERFLQPAIRSIRELESYRVADTDQYLLDFGAYVDTVESRQDGVGSTSELAEAVKNELRNDGHEPTVRYLEYGEEGGVPDGHTVSQHTPWFNLGDLLVPDVLHPVFYNERVFTVDNAGGYAPTNAIQCVDITECDEVLPYILHSTVYKVLLELWGRHEGGGVLQLLTYEVSSVPVPSPELMSESQLERIVQAGEKLVRGVDGAQDELDGVILEFLELGLSVEEVQAAHSELVEQRVEGAATENVLIEDIDEFDEYDLRSSVPDSRSDGETDASVDDF
- a CDS encoding tyrosine-type recombinase/integrase, with amino-acid sequence MSDLEPLGPEEGVQRFLRHHEPGVRKTTYQNAKHRLSVFLEWCDEREIGNLNELSGRDLADFVDWRRTDVAAITLQKQLSSVRQALRWWADIEAVEEGLAEKLHAPELPDGAESKDVFLDPHRAKAALEYFDRHHYASRDHALLAILWRTGMRRSAVRSIDVDDLEADDHAVRVEHRPETGTTLKNGDDGNRWVYLGPKWFQILDDYAKNPDREVVIDDHDRQPLFTTRLGTRPHGGTIYKWVLRALHPCTYAECPHDRTPEECEARARDAVPARCPSARSPHAVRRGAITYHLNEEAAPEVVSERMDVSLDVLYQHYDARTEREKMAVRRQELPN
- a CDS encoding DUF7389 domain-containing protein yields the protein MSDEDSLEITVELTRGTSTDDRDKIRAKVSAGNVDELEHKVEQVRERLEQWAEDLREVQPSGETVRDHAALDEDQTTLEEGSA
- a CDS encoding winged-helix domain-containing protein → MSLKDGLILEFLAEHDLELPAKPLYKNLNRHGHQIGYSTVRQRLNELEDHGLLDRADDGGYYEISDRGRAWVAGDLEADDLE
- a CDS encoding type IV pilin gives rise to the protein MDLKKYRSKLIGNESERAVSPVIGVILMVAITVILAAVIAAFVLDLGASTGEGPVNAVVATETDNAAGEIKVTIQDSGQAGNFKYVVDNGDQNDLGISSTGQSITLDDSDADIPASGNGEIKIIAVDGDSETVVSTQEFNF